The bacterium genome includes the window ACAGCACCTGCCTCTTGTCGCTCATCTCAATTTTAAGCCCCTTCTCCACGACGTCGCGCACGACGCCAGAGGAGACAATAATCAAAACCGATGCGAACGTGCTCATTCCGGCGGCAAGAACCCCTGCAAGGAGCAGGCCTCCTGCCCAAGGGGGGAGTGTGTGCTTCACGAGCGTCGGTATGGCAAGGTCGGGGTTTGGGAGATTGGGGAAAAGCGCGCGCGCGGCCGCTCCTGTGAGATAGGGCAGAAGCGCTATCGAGCCGCCGACAGTCGCAACAAGAGTCCCGATCCGCAAGAGCTTTGCTTTTTCAATCGAATAGAAGCGCACGACAAGCTGGGGCATTCCCCACACGCCGAAGCTCATTATCAATGAGAAGCTTATGAGCCCAGCCCAGCCCCACTCTCCAGGCGTCTGCACGAGTCCCATGTTGATGGCTGAAAGCGCGTGATTGAGCTTCTCGAACCCTCCAACAGCCATTACCGCGAAGATGCTCATGAACACGAGCGCGAATATCATAACCCATGCCTGCAGAAAGCTCGTCCAGACTACCGCAAGATAGCCGCCCACCGCCACGTAGATCAGGATAAGGAGGCCCGAAACGAGCACGGCAGTCGTATAAGGCCAGCCCATGAGTACCTCGAACGCGTTGCCCATTCCCTTCAAGACGCTCACGTTGTATATAATGAGGAATATTATGATGATTGCCGCGGAGAAGAGTCTTGCCGCAGGAGAGGAGAAGCGCTCGGCGAAAAACTCGGGCACCGTCATTGTGCCGAGCCTTTTGGTCATGACCCTTACCCTCCGTCCGATTACTGCCCACACGAGGAAGCATCCCACAAGGACGTTTATGGCGCCAATCCAGAGCGTTGAAAGCCCGTACTTGTAACCAAACCCTCCACCTCCGATTATCAACACCGATGAGAAGTATGCGGCAACAAAGGACAAAGCCGTAACCCAGGGCCCGACCTTGCGTCCGCCCAGAAAGTAGTCCTCGCCCTTGGATGAACGTTTTCCAAGCAGGATTCCTGTGACGAGCGTAATTGCGAAGTAGACAACGATTATCGTCCAGTACGTGAATGCCGAGGATTTGATAAACTCAATCATCTTCGCGCTCCTTCGTGCGCACAAGCGCAAATACAATCGAAGCGATAATGGTCAAAAACGTTACGATAACGGCCGCAAACGTCATCCACTTAAAACCGAAAGGTGCCATCAGTATTCCTCCTTTAGACTTGTTCAGTACTATACATAAGCTGCGGTCGCAGTCAAGAAAAGTCTGCGCTCCGGACTTGACTCTTTTTTGCAGCCGAGTATAGTAACCAAGATATTTCAAGGAGGAACAATGCGTGCATCGGCATTTTTTTTAACCTTTAACGTGGGAGTTCTTATGGCTTTTAGCGGAAAACTCAAGGACATGAATCCTCTGGAAACCCAGAAGGATTTATCCTACCGGCTCAGCCAGGAATCGCTCGAAAAAATAGATTCGATCGGCTTCGTGCTTCTTGAGACTGCCGAATACGATATTTATGATCTGTACGACGGCTACGAGACCTCTCCGTACACACCCATGTTCATCTCGACCGACCTCGTTCTCCACACCATGCACCTGCTCGTGGACAGGACCGTCCGCAAGATGGAGGTCGAGGAGCTTCTTCCGAAGCTCGAGACGCTAACCAAGAGCATGTTCGAGAAGGCAAAAAGGGATTATGAGGGTTTTAAGGGTCAGCAAAGGGACGTGGCAGCCCGGGAACTCGTCTATTTTACCGTTGCCTCAAGGCTCCTTGGGGACGAGCCTTTGGTCGGCTTAGAAATAAAAAAGATGGCCGATGAGGAGGTGGCAAAGATTGAAAATCACGAAGGCATAAGGGAACTCTCCTTTCTTCCCGGAGTCAAGGAGGACTACTCCCAGTACGTTCCGCGCGGTCATTACACTCGCTCCGAAGACTTGAAGCGCTACTTTATGACCATGATGTGGTACGGCCGGCTTCCCCTGCACGTCCCGAAGGCTACCGATGGCGGGGAGAAGCTTCTTGCATTCAAGACGGCGGTGCTCATCAGCTGGAACTTGTCCGGCGACGGCAAACTCAGGGATACCTGGTCTGAGATATACAACCCGACAGCCTTCTTCTTCGGCTCCGCCGAGGATTTGACGCCCGACAACGTCTACTCCGCGGTGACAAAATACTGCTCAGGCGAAAAAGTCGATGAACTCTTAAGCGACGAAACCAGACTTCGCGAGATTGCGAAATACCTCAGGGAAACCTACAAGCCAAAGATCCTTTCAGAGTACGCAGAATCGAAGCCCGGTGAGGAGCCTGTAGAAGTCCCTCTATCTTTCCGGTTCATGCCCCAGCGTTTCGTTCCGGATTCCTACATCTTCACCGAACTGGTTGCCGACAGGGTGCGCGGATACGAGGGCGAGTATCTTGGCGGCGGTCAGGCGCCCTTCACCTTCGGCATGACAGAGATGGGACCAATGCGCGTATTCCCGCGGGGACTCGATGTTATGTCCGTTCTGGGCTGGAGACCTGCTGAAGAAATAATCTCCGCTGAAGGCGACGCGATTTACGAAAACTATCCCGAGCAGCTTGAGAAGATGCGAGAATGGCACTCCTCGCTCCCGGATGAGGAGAAGGCGTCGTCAATATACTTCAGGTGGTTCGAGACGTTTTCGGCTTACAAGCAGGCGGTTCCTCCGGGGGACGTAGACCCCGATGCATGGGCGCGCAAGATGCTTTTAACCGCACTCGGCTCATGGACCGAGCTTCGCCACGACGCAATCCTCTACGCAAAACAAAGCTATACCGCCTATGCGACGGGCGCACCTCCCGGTCGTGACACAGAGCCTCCTCCCCCTCCGCTGAAGCTTGCAGTCTTAGAGGAGTCGCCGGAGGTATACGTCATAATGGCTGAATGCTCCAGCCTGATAGCCGGTTTCCTGTCCGCAAGCGATGAATCGAACCCCATCCGCTACACGTTCGAGAATTTTCGAGAGATGCTTTCAAAGCTCGACACCCTTTCGCGCAAGCAGATGTTCGAATCGCTTTCGAAGGATGAGCACGAATGGCTGTGGTCGCTGCCGGCGAGGCTTTCAGGTCTAGAGTACAGTCTTGGCGATATCCCGGAAACCCAAGCGGACAAACGCATGGCGCTTGTCGCGGACGTGCACACCGATCCAAACACGAACAAGGTGCTTGAGGAGGCAACGGGAAATCCGGCAAGGATATACATCGTTTCGAACATCAACGGCAAAAGATATGTCGCTCAGGGCGCGGCATTCTCATATTACGAGTTCAAGCAGGCAATATCTGACCGTTTGACCGATGAAGCATGGCAGGAGAAGCTCGATAGGGAAGAAGCGCCCGCAATGCCCGACTGGACGCTTGAGCTTTTCTCAAGGTAGGTTTATTTGCTTAGAATCGGCGCGGCGTTACTCCTCGTATCACTGACAGGTCTTTCTGCAGGCGGTTGGGCCTTCGGTATAGGCGGCGGAGGCATCAACTACATCTCCTCCGACACGCTGAGCGTTTACGGCGTTAACGTGGGCAGGCCGGGCTGGCGTCTTGACGCGGAGGCAGGCTACTACTCCGGACGAGAGGGGTTTAATATACTCGGGGTCTGGGCCGAGAGCTTTACAAGGATTGATTCGTCATCCTCCTATCTCAGGGATTCGCACGCAGCGCTTATGGGAGAATACAGGCTGTTTCTTCTGGATTCAGCTGGTATTATTCAGGGCGCTGTGGGACTCGGTCCATCTCTGCATTTTCCAAGATACAGGTCCGGAGGGACAGTCCATGGCTACCCGCCGGTATTTTCCATCGACGCGGAAGCCGCATGCATTCTCTTTGTATCCGAGCACTTTCTTATCAGGCTTCAGGGGGTTTATTCGTTTATGCCGCTGTATCCGCGAAACGGTATAGCAAGCATAAGCCTTCGGGCGGTGCTGAGGTCGTAGGCGTCAATAGAGCTTTTAACCAGGCTCCGTCTCTGAAGAGAGCTAATCCGCCTAACTCTTCCTTCGAGAAACCGTATAAAATTCCAATGATCGCAATTATGGTAAAAATTAGTTTCCTCGCGGAAGTGAGTATAGCTTTTCAGCATTGTTTGTCAAGATATCCGGTTACGGTTCGCCGCTCTGCAAATCGAGCATATTTATTTGCACCCTTGAGACCTTTTCCTTCTCAATGCCGTGATTGCTTAAATAAGTGAGAAAGCCCGACATCCAGCCGGCGGACACCGCACCGTTGGGATCAAGACTCCCCACATTAGATACAAGCCAGTCGAGGGTGAAGGTGTTCGCGTCAAAATCTTTCCAGTAATTGGTTATTGCATTGGGTCCCAGGTCCTCCTTTAGTAAATTTGGGCTCCACTTGTACTCGTGCGGGAGCTCTCCGAGGTATGGTCTAACTAGCTCTGGCGTGACGACCTCGCTAATCGCGCTCTCGTTCAGCAAATAGGTGTAGCTGACATGAACTACTTCGTTGCCTGCAGTCTCTTCGACTAACGTATAAGGTTTCTTTCCAAAGGCCGCCTTGCCTGTAACCCTGAAAAGCCATGCCAGATAACCCCAGAACACAAACTTTTTTTTATTACCTGCAAAGAGTATGAAATCTTGATTAGGCTGAACGTCTATCGCGCCGCCCGTTGCGTGTGTGGTCTCCTGGTTCTTTCTCGCTGTCGGAACAAGGTCTTGCTCCCTCGGTGTCCTGTAAGATGATGTAATCTTTATCGTGGTTACGCTTCCGAACACCGAATCCCATGCTGTTTTGACTTTTCCGTAAAGAACAGCAATCTCGGGAAGGATAATCTTTGAGTTTGCGGCATTTTGCACACCGATGAGGGTTGAGGAGTAAGTCATGATCTTTTGCCATGCCACGTCCCTTGCCTCCATTGCACGGCCATACATTCCGGCGTAGTTGCCTTCAGTAATATCGAAGCCAAGTACCTTGTCTGAGTGCTTGGGTGTGTCATGCCATTTTGCAGTCAATTTCTTGATGTAATCGAGCAGGATCTTGAAATAATTGCCTTTGACCGCAGCCTCATTCCTGCCGTATATGAAGCGGAAAGGATCACATACGTCTTCCCACATATTCCACCGCACATCTCCGGTTTCCTGACGGTATTCAGGCATAAAAGACGGGTGGCCTTCCCCATCAGACGAGCAATCAAGATAAACGTATATGAAATACGCCCAGGCCTTTAAATCTTCAGGAGCAAAGTCAGGAAATCTTGATGGCGGCGGAGGGTTCGCAGGTGAGACCCTTGAAAGAATCTCCTCGATCGCGGCGTATGCCATAACATACCTCCTTTTCGGATTTTCTTAATTATCTCCCTTTTGCTGACGAGTGCAATAGAAATCTGAACTTTACGTGTTTGCAGTCACTCGAAAATCATCTTGTATTAAGACTTTTAAAAAAGAGGAGTTGATCTGTTTTTAGTTTTGAGATATTGCCTTAGAAGGCCAGACAATCTTCTTGAATAGAATAAAGCCTTGTCAATCTTTGGGAATAGGCGATAAGATATTCGTATCCACTCTTTAAGCAGGTTATGACAATCATCGTATCCAGCCTTCTAAAGACCTCCGGGTAATCATTGCAGCAGTCGTACTCGACCGGAATCTCGATCTTAAAAGCAGGAAGATTGTAGCGCACGTGATAGATGCACGGCCCAAAACTCATGATAGGTCCCCATCGAGGATTGGAAAGCCGGTTTACCAACATGTTTCCTTTAACCGCCCTTTGAAGCATTCCCATTGCTAGGGCAGAATCCATGAGGGTATCTGCCGTCTTGTTCCAAAGCGCGGTAAAATAGCCCGTAAAATCCATCTTAGCCTCCTCCAAGCAAACCGGGAATACGTGCGCATAGCGGCTCCAGCCTCCCTCATATGTCCAGACCCCTCCGCTGAAGAACAAATTTATAGGCGTTTCATTACCCCATGACCAGGGTTTTTTCGTTTGAGACAGAATATCGTGGTAAAGAACATAAAGCATCTCGCGCCGGACTGAATCCGCAAGCGAGGCTGCAGGACCCGTGGCAGGCTTCAAGGAATCCAGTGCCCAGTCAAGGCTCTTTTGCTCACTCATCGCCTGAACCACGAGTTCCTTGAGCTCTGCGGTTGATTGCGGACGTTCGGTCAGCACTGGCATGGGGATTATCTTATCCGTACTCCAGAAGTCGTCTTTATATTTCGCCTCATATTCTGCTCTATTCTCATGCCACAGATAACCGTTGTAATCTCTCCAGAAGAATACCCATCTGAACTCCTCCTTCGAAAAACCAAATGATACCGCGACAATCGCAAACATGGTAAAAATTAGTTTCCTCACGAGGAGAGTATAGTCTTATAGCAATAAGGTGTCAAGGGGTTCCCAAAGAAACGCCAGGCCGTCTATCTAGATGTTATTTAAGCCTCTCCCACCACCGGGGAGAGGCTTTCTCGAGCTTTTCGGGC containing:
- a CDS encoding sodium/proline symporter: MIEFIKSSAFTYWTIIVVYFAITLVTGILLGKRSSKGEDYFLGGRKVGPWVTALSFVAAYFSSVLIIGGGGFGYKYGLSTLWIGAINVLVGCFLVWAVIGRRVRVMTKRLGTMTVPEFFAERFSSPAARLFSAAIIIIFLIIYNVSVLKGMGNAFEVLMGWPYTTAVLVSGLLILIYVAVGGYLAVVWTSFLQAWVMIFALVFMSIFAVMAVGGFEKLNHALSAINMGLVQTPGEWGWAGLISFSLIMSFGVWGMPQLVVRFYSIEKAKLLRIGTLVATVGGSIALLPYLTGAAARALFPNLPNPDLAIPTLVKHTLPPWAGGLLLAGVLAAGMSTFASVLIIVSSGVVRDVVEKGLKIEMSDKRQVLWGRIVSLAAGLISLVIALKPPDLILVITGFAWAIIASTNLWPMLFGVYWRGASKMGVLLSMITGSFVALAWQILGKAGWKLVADSGIHGFIPGILISLLIIVLVSLFTKKPSKELLDRAFGD
- a CDS encoding DUF3160 domain-containing protein, translated to MRASAFFLTFNVGVLMAFSGKLKDMNPLETQKDLSYRLSQESLEKIDSIGFVLLETAEYDIYDLYDGYETSPYTPMFISTDLVLHTMHLLVDRTVRKMEVEELLPKLETLTKSMFEKAKRDYEGFKGQQRDVAARELVYFTVASRLLGDEPLVGLEIKKMADEEVAKIENHEGIRELSFLPGVKEDYSQYVPRGHYTRSEDLKRYFMTMMWYGRLPLHVPKATDGGEKLLAFKTAVLISWNLSGDGKLRDTWSEIYNPTAFFFGSAEDLTPDNVYSAVTKYCSGEKVDELLSDETRLREIAKYLRETYKPKILSEYAESKPGEEPVEVPLSFRFMPQRFVPDSYIFTELVADRVRGYEGEYLGGGQAPFTFGMTEMGPMRVFPRGLDVMSVLGWRPAEEIISAEGDAIYENYPEQLEKMREWHSSLPDEEKASSIYFRWFETFSAYKQAVPPGDVDPDAWARKMLLTALGSWTELRHDAILYAKQSYTAYATGAPPGRDTEPPPPPLKLAVLEESPEVYVIMAECSSLIAGFLSASDESNPIRYTFENFREMLSKLDTLSRKQMFESLSKDEHEWLWSLPARLSGLEYSLGDIPETQADKRMALVADVHTDPNTNKVLEEATGNPARIYIVSNINGKRYVAQGAAFSYYEFKQAISDRLTDEAWQEKLDREEAPAMPDWTLELFSR